In one window of Nitrospirota bacterium DNA:
- a CDS encoding FAD-dependent oxidoreductase, translating to MDINSKQNGIVILGGGLAGLSAGYVLSREGKKVLVAEGDSTVGGLSKTYKHNGFMFDLGGHRFITHNRSLERFVNELLKGEFLKVMRTSQIYMFGRYFDYPLKPVNAMFGLGILTSLQILLDYWKEKIKNVLKPPEIISLEDWVVSQFGRKMFDLYFKEYSEKVWGIDCKSISQEWVSERIKGLSLWEAIKNGFTKVSGKSIKTLADEFIYPPYGIGQLSDNLKEGIEEAGSSVLTETRVIKVNHENFNVSSITVDNNGKQYDIEGKEFISSVPLTHLAKMLHPAAPADIMEAASKLRYRDIVIVTVMLDREKVTDLTWLYFPEKDMPLGRIHEPRNWSPYMAPEGKTHVVAEFFCFKGDKIWNSSDEELTAITVENLEKLGFINKNEVIDSSVVRAAKAYPLMEVGYREPYEKILQYLKNFKNLRPIGRGGLFKYYNMDRAIESGIEVAEEILGKKVLE from the coding sequence TTGGATATTAACAGTAAACAGAACGGTATAGTAATTCTTGGTGGAGGTCTTGCAGGGCTTTCAGCAGGATATGTTTTGTCCAGGGAGGGGAAAAAGGTGTTGGTAGCAGAGGGGGATTCTACAGTTGGTGGACTATCAAAGACATACAAGCATAATGGGTTTATGTTTGACCTTGGAGGACACAGATTCATAACTCACAACAGGTCGTTGGAACGTTTCGTTAATGAACTCCTGAAAGGTGAATTTCTTAAGGTAATGAGAACCAGTCAGATATATATGTTCGGCAGGTATTTCGATTATCCGTTGAAGCCCGTAAATGCCATGTTCGGTCTTGGTATTTTGACCAGCCTGCAGATACTCCTGGACTACTGGAAGGAGAAGATCAAAAATGTACTAAAGCCGCCCGAGATAATCTCTCTTGAAGACTGGGTAGTGAGTCAGTTTGGCCGCAAGATGTTTGACCTGTATTTCAAAGAGTACAGTGAAAAGGTCTGGGGGATTGATTGCAAAAGCATAAGTCAGGAATGGGTCTCTGAAAGAATAAAAGGTCTTTCTCTTTGGGAGGCCATAAAGAATGGTTTTACCAAGGTCAGTGGAAAAAGTATAAAAACTCTCGCGGATGAGTTTATCTATCCCCCATATGGAATCGGTCAGCTTTCTGATAACTTGAAAGAAGGCATAGAGGAAGCAGGTAGTTCCGTATTGACTGAAACAAGGGTAATCAAGGTTAATCATGAAAACTTTAATGTAAGCAGCATAACGGTTGATAACAACGGAAAACAGTATGATATTGAGGGCAAGGAATTTATTTCGAGTGTTCCGCTGACACACCTTGCGAAGATGCTTCATCCTGCTGCTCCAGCCGATATAATGGAAGCTGCCTCTAAATTAAGATACAGGGATATTGTAATTGTGACGGTAATGCTCGACCGTGAAAAGGTGACCGACCTGACATGGTTATATTTTCCCGAGAAAGACATGCCCCTGGGAAGGATACATGAACCAAGGAACTGGAGTCCCTATATGGCCCCGGAAGGGAAGACACATGTAGTGGCAGAGTTTTTCTGCTTTAAGGGTGATAAGATATGGAACTCAAGTGATGAGGAGCTTACAGCCATTACAGTAGAGAATCTTGAGAAGCTGGGCTTTATTAATAAAAACGAGGTCATAGACAGTTCTGTGGTGAGGGCGGCAAAGGCATATCCACTTATGGAAGTCGGATACAGGGAGCCTTACGAGAAGATCCTGCAATATCTGAAGAACTTCAAGAACCTTCGTCCTATCGGCAGAGGCGGTCTGTTCAAGTACTATAATATGGACCGTGCCATAGAGTCGGGGATTGAGGTAGCTGAAGAAATATTAGGCAAGAAGGTGTTAGAGTGA
- a CDS encoding universal stress protein, producing the protein MKILVAVNETKGSKNAVAKFVEMFSVCRPELIVLLYVEKFDASFLMDEMLGESEIKALEEAIQGTEYKEMLDKKAQTILNYYKKLLEDNGLGSVKTVTKEGHPAEEILAAVEEEGVDMIVIGSRGKRFEPLLMGSISREVLEKADMPVLVIKGQKF; encoded by the coding sequence ATGAAAATACTGGTTGCTGTAAACGAGACAAAGGGCTCTAAGAATGCAGTTGCAAAGTTTGTTGAGATGTTTTCGGTTTGCCGTCCTGAATTGATAGTGCTTCTGTATGTAGAAAAGTTTGACGCCAGTTTCTTAATGGATGAAATGCTCGGTGAGTCAGAAATAAAGGCTTTGGAGGAGGCGATACAGGGTACGGAATATAAGGAAATGCTGGACAAGAAGGCCCAGACGATTCTCAATTATTACAAGAAGCTCCTTGAGGATAATGGGTTAGGCAGTGTAAAGACCGTGACCAAGGAGGGCCATCCTGCAGAAGAGATTCTCGCCGCTGTAGAAGAGGAAGGCGTGGACATGATAGTTATCGGATCGAGAGGTAAAAGGTTCGAGCCCTTGCTCATGGGAAGCATCAGCAGGGAAGTGCTCGAAAAGGCAGACATGCCTGTTTTGGTCATAAAAGGCCAGAAGTTTTAA